One region of Streptomyces capillispiralis genomic DNA includes:
- a CDS encoding amidohydrolase family protein yields MPGSQSQPPSHSWSSTPGPAAPVPLLLSGARLTDGRTVDVRLDGGRIEAVGTAGSLATDGTRVCGTRIDLSGYLLLPAPAEPHAHPDTALSADGGGPVSYDPRDVQRRATEAALLQLGHGATALRAHVRVGDMAGLGALTAVLRTARALCGLAELTTVAMPRVLTGQAGADGLAVLRDAVKMGATAVGGCPDLDPDPTGYVEAVLEVAAEHGCPVDLHTDGTDPARLARFAAMAGGLRPGVTLGPCGGLARLPAEVAGRTADRLAAAGVTVVCLPQGGCGAADGRDAAPVRLLRSAGVRVAAGSGALRDVSNPVGRGDPLEAAYLLASCHGLAAGEAYSAVSGSARAALGLPEVRVEAGFPAELLAVRGDGLSEALSPAYSRVVVHGGRVVARTSAVREYCGSAVTTAELGLPRQGRGETP; encoded by the coding sequence ATGCCCGGCAGCCAGTCGCAGCCACCGTCCCACTCGTGGTCGTCGACCCCGGGTCCGGCCGCCCCGGTCCCGCTCCTGCTGAGCGGGGCGCGCCTCACCGACGGCCGGACCGTGGACGTGCGGCTGGACGGCGGGCGCATCGAGGCGGTCGGTACGGCCGGCAGCCTCGCGACGGACGGCACGCGCGTGTGCGGTACCCGCATCGACCTCAGCGGCTATCTGCTCCTGCCGGCCCCCGCCGAACCCCACGCCCACCCGGACACGGCCCTGTCCGCCGACGGCGGCGGCCCCGTCTCGTACGACCCGCGGGACGTCCAGCGCCGCGCGACCGAGGCGGCGCTGCTCCAGCTCGGGCACGGCGCGACGGCGCTGCGGGCGCATGTGCGCGTGGGCGACATGGCCGGCCTCGGCGCGCTGACCGCCGTGCTGCGGACGGCGCGTGCGCTGTGCGGGCTCGCCGAGCTGACGACGGTGGCCATGCCCCGGGTACTGACCGGTCAGGCCGGGGCGGACGGGCTCGCGGTGCTGCGGGACGCGGTGAAGATGGGCGCGACCGCGGTGGGCGGCTGTCCGGACCTCGACCCCGATCCCACCGGATACGTGGAGGCCGTCCTGGAGGTCGCCGCCGAACACGGCTGCCCCGTCGACCTGCACACGGACGGCACCGACCCCGCCCGCCTGGCCCGGTTCGCGGCCATGGCGGGCGGGCTGCGGCCGGGGGTGACCCTCGGCCCGTGCGGCGGTCTCGCCCGGCTGCCCGCCGAGGTGGCCGGACGGACCGCGGACCGCCTCGCGGCGGCCGGGGTGACGGTGGTGTGCCTGCCGCAGGGCGGCTGCGGCGCCGCGGACGGCCGGGACGCGGCGCCGGTACGGCTGTTGCGCTCGGCGGGTGTGCGGGTGGCCGCCGGGAGCGGCGCCCTGCGGGACGTGTCCAACCCCGTGGGCCGCGGCGATCCGCTGGAGGCGGCCTATCTGCTGGCCTCGTGCCACGGGCTGGCCGCCGGGGAGGCCTACTCGGCGGTGAGCGGGTCGGCGCGGGCGGCCCTGGGGCTCCCCGAGGTGCGCGTGGAGGCGGGTTTCCCGGCCGAACTGCTGGCGGTGCGCGGCGACGGGCTCTCGGAGGCCCTGTCCCCGGCGTACAGCCGTGTCGTGGTGCACGGGGGGCGGGTGGTGGCGCGGACGAGCGCGGTGCGGGAGTACTGCGGTTCGGCGGTGACCACCGCGGAGTTGGGGCTGCCGCGACAGGGGCGCGGCG